atatatatatatattattattattattattattatcacttgctaagctacaaccctggttggaaaagcaggatgctataacagggggctccaactgggaaaatagcccagtgagaaagaaaatattgaaaattaaatatttcatgaagagtataaacatcaaaataaatatcttttaaataaactataaaaattctaatatagcaagaggaaagagaaatcagatggaatagggtgctcaagtgtaccctcacgcaagacaACTTTAACCCAAaaaactggaagaccatggtaccgaggatATGGCGCTACCCaggactagagtacaatggtttgattttggagtgtccttctcctagaagagctgcttaccatagctaatgagtctcttctacctttaccaagaggaaagaacccactgaacaattacagtgcagtaacccattgaatgaaaaagacttgtttggtaatttctATTGTCAGGTTGATGATTACAGAGGAGAATGTAGGTAGAATAGGTCACACTAttcagtgggtgtgtgtgtgtgtgtgtgtgtgtagacaaagggaaaatgaactgtaacgagagagaaggatccaatgtagtactgtctggctagacaAAAgactataactctctagcggtagtatcacaacagttggctggtgccctggccaacctactacttacctaAGTTTCATCCGTTCATTTTTACTCCTCCAGATACTtcgttttttcttcaatttttggaGAATTTTTGGGTTGCTGTTGGGGTGTCTTATCATAAAAACATTACTTCTACTGGAACTTTGAACCTTATTGTTTCAGCTCAGTACTGTCGGactagtcaaaggtcccaataaatactgttagagagatattgggtcctttaactggctagacagtactacaatgggtccctctctctggttacggctcatttctcttTTGCCTACACGTACAAAAAATAttatgacctattctttacagtgTGCACGCAAGGcattaggaggtgactgagagacgggtcaaatgcaactaactttatttggacggagcatgagtatatatgcaacctgttccagtcaagaacagcaTAAAAATTCAAGAACATACGGGCATGAACAGGCTATCATTGCGGTGGgaaagcgataacgacaatatgaAACAGAAATATCATTACAGTGTAGGAGCGTGTGTGAAACATTTGTGGTACATGGAtctccccccataaaaaaaaaatctataaaagttcctcctcttgagaggcatactgtaggtgggtcatctggggGGAGATATAcaagttttaggtgatcaatggtgactcagtcttctttgccacggatgTTGAGGTGGAATACTTTCAGCGTacaatggatcacaaggaaagggctgtGCAAGAGGGCGTTAACTGtgccttgctagtgtcgttgcgtaagtAAACGTGTATCGCCGAGTGCAGCTGTTTTGGTATGTTTTTCAgatggggcttgtaagtctggccgcattgagtaaattttccctAATTGTGACGTAGATGCTGGAGATTGTTAGAGGAGGTAGCAGTCAAGAAAGATTTGGCAAGGATgatcaacgggttgccatacactatatcagctgctgagacatccaagaCGTCTTTAGGAGAGGTCTTTAATGCCAGGAGGACCGAGGGAATCTGAGtagaccagttggagtccttgcagtgggacatcaaagctgccgtTGGCAGATGGTTGCACGTAGTTGTCTCAAGGAGGGTAATATCCAAGATATTCTCTAATGAAATCCACAatggagagatgaaagtggtacccctgtcagaagtaatatgcttagggataccaaatctctctatccatcctaagagtaaggcagatgtacacgaggcagatTTTGCAGTTTCCAtatgaatggcttcaggccaatgagtggattGGTCGATGACGTTAAACAAGTAAAGAtggccttgtgatgtgggtaagggacctacaagATTGAAATGAATGTTAGCAAAGCACCACTGAGGTTGAGTAAAGGCGCCCagtcctgaatccatgtgtcgctGTACTTTTGAGGGTTGgaatgaagtacaggcgcagacccaatccttagcatccttagcaattacatgctaaatgaacttcatttttagtagctgtgcagtagaatggcccGAGTGATTTGAAAAGCCAtgagtgaaatcaaacacctgttgctGCATAGGAGAAGGTATTTACTATCTATGTCTACCTGTACTGAGGGCACAAAGGAAAGTGGTGTTGGAGTCATTCTcaaaggagggatgtgcaggatgtcatacatgtttggtactctggatctttttgttggactTCTGCCAAAGTGTTGTAATCCAATACCCAGTGAATaatggccaatgtgtttcttgagagGATATCGGCAACGAGagtcattttcccaaggacgtgctgaagggtacaattgtgttcagccacggtggagagatgttggcgttgacgggcggaccaggcgttggactgtGGAATAAAGGCATGCATCAGAGgcatgcatcagaggcatgtggtacaAATAACAAAGGCTGTAAGTTCCAaaaaagtggcgaaagtgatggacagccaagtgcactgccaccAATTCGTGGTCAAACCTAGAACAGCAGGATTCCACTTAGGAcatttttctactgaagaaagtcAATGGGCGGGGCTACCTCAATAGTGACATCACTAGCACCAGTGGAAAGATGGAGAGGTGCATGTGGAATGGGATATGTGAGAGCAGCAGCGGATGAAAGGACATTTTTTGCTTTGCAAAAAGCTGcctcttaaaggggaccccacttcaggtcttatggcttgcccatgagggaggcGTAGATGGAGCAAGGATAGCGGCTATTCATTGAAGGAaatggtgatgatagttgatcatgcccaagaattcttacagtgtTTTGAGGCTTGAATGCATGGGTAAgatctgaacggctgttaccttatCAGAGAAGggctggactccttcaggagtgatgcagcgCCCTAAAAACGAtatttcgttggtgccaaaggtacccATGTCATACCGTACTACATGGTCGTTCTGTTGTAGCTGGTCGAGCACAATGTGTAGATGGAAGTTTTGTCCACGTAACGTACATaatagtggccccagcattatgaaggccaaaatagtAGTAATTtaatgtgtatgtaccaaaagggTATGGGGTGATGGCTGTCTctgggatgtcttctgtgttcttgggcacctgataataccccttcagaatgTCGAGCTTGGAAAAAAACTTCACTTTGTGCAtttaggaggtcacgttggcaatgtttgggagggggtagtgatccagatcTGTCTGCATGATCAGGTGTCTATAATCTCCACACGGACACAGATATCCATCTTTATTCAGGATGATGTATAAGGGTGATGGCAATGGACTGGAGGCCCCTTAGCAAAGGCTAATTTCTTCCATTTCGCTAAACGTTTGTTTTCCAGCAGCCAAACGATCCGATGCTAGACGTCTGAATGCGCTACCTGAGAAAacatagccggagctagttccttgaAGTTAGCATGCTGATCAGGAGCTACCACAGACGCAGGAGAATAGGGATGTGCAGGACAGCAGATTCCACAGGAAAGAATGCCACTGCTCTTCTACGTTGGCTATCTTGGTCGAATGAAGAAAAATGCATCGCTAACTGAGGATTATAGAAACAAATTATGCAAGAAAAACTACCTTGGGAGAACAGGTATCAAGGACTGCAAACTCCATTTGCCTGCCAACATCGTTAGGAGAAGAAGAGCGGCAGCGTAAGAACTGTTAAAAAAGAATTACGATCAATTAATGCAGCTGGCAAAACCAACTACTCAGGAGAACCTCTCAACCCTCCAGCAGGAAAGCGGATAAGCTAAAGGTTATGCTCTACTCTGCTGGCAAAGAAAAGACGTTGGCCCATTGCCACATGAAAGACAGTGGTATTGAAAGCCGAAAAAGTTGAATTACAAAGGGATTAGTATCTAAGAAATACAAAACAAGGTAAAATCAAGCACAGAACTTGGAGAGGAAATAATTGCCAACAAAAACAGAGAGTTCATGATGCCCACTTACTGCCATATCTtcgctcagagagcatctataacgtttagaacgcttccagaagtcaGAAATTGCTGCCAAATCTTTGCTAAACTAGCCTCTATATTGTTTACAACATagttaatgaagaaaaccattaaGATGTGCAAACCAACTTGCAAACAGGAAAGATCTTAACCCCGCAGAGGATCTGCTGGCCGTCACACAAAAACAGTGGCATTGTCAGTGAGAAATAGCAAGACCAATGTTAAGCTCTGTGAAGGCTGCAAGCAAAAATCCACTTAGAACCTGAGGTGGGAGGGTGTTGTTAGCATGCGAATGGAGGAGTATTCAAACGACGACGACTCCCCTGCAGCAGCAGCTGAGTCACAAGGAAGGCCCACAGCCTCCAGATTGTCCATTGTTCAAGGGGGAAGATTGTAAGTGAAGGTTCCTTGCCCTTGAGAACCTGCTGTACTATGCCGTCACaccaacattcactgttaagaaaagcgtaaaatatatataaaaaattggaatttattcatatatgtaaatgattatgaaaatttaaGTTAACTAGTGAGTAAGTAGGAGAGGGGAGAGAGACAGCGTCTCTCtccccaagccaaaagtaaagtgagtaaCAAACACAGATGTGTGAGTGAGATGGGTAACTACTAACCCCACCATTTATTCTCAACTCTATCATATTCACCacattttctttagaaattaataCCCAAGCATTCAGTAATATTTCTCATTTGTTCCCCTTACCACGCAAAAGTccttatcctccatcatcagctgCCCAATCATAATATTTGAATACACTTGTTTTGCACAGGCATATTCAAATATAACGAGTAGCAGTCAATCACAGCGAGCTAATGTGTTTTCTTATACTCAAACAAGTCTGGTTCGATATTTTTCTATGCTTAGCTGGGTAAATAAGTTGGAATAAATGGGGAATTTGGTTTTGAGGTTTTTTGTTCACCACAAAATTAACATAGATTCTGCACCCGTgctatttgtaattttattttaaccCAGCACATTCCTGACTGAGTAATATGTGATACCCTGATGTCCAGCATGTAACCTATTGGGAATTTCCTGACACATGGTACATGGTATTACTATGCGGTCTTAAAGGGGATTACAGAATGTGTTGTCGATATATTATCTGTGTTGCCAAAATATAGTTGGGTTGATATTGGCAtatcttttggatactttggccACCATTCAGCATGTAAATCATCACTAATAATACATTGGGGCCATGAGTACTCTTGTCTAGCCTAGCATCAGTGATTGGCCAAGACTAATACAAACCCTGGGTATGTTCATTAACTTGCATGGTGAGTTCGTTTACTTTATAAAGTAATGAGCAGCTGTGACGACTAAACATGTCTGTCACATTTCATTtgcaatatattttgattttgatactATATTTTTGGTAAGAAAGGGGTCAACAATATAATTTATAGTCGATAGATggaataattattttttcatgtgTATGCATTTCTTTAAGTGTTGATATTGTTTGTTTATCTGCTGTGTGAGGCACCAGCTTACATAACCTACCACCTGAGATATTATTTGACCTAATGTGAAGTAGGCCTCTTTCTGACTAG
This genomic stretch from Palaemon carinicauda isolate YSFRI2023 chromosome 21, ASM3689809v2, whole genome shotgun sequence harbors:
- the LOC137614950 gene encoding uncharacterized protein encodes the protein MDSGLGAFTQPQWCFANIHFNLVGPLPTSQGHLYLFNVIDQSTHWPEAIHMETAKSASCTSALLLGWIERFGIPKHITSDRGTTFISPLWISLENILDITLLETTTCNHLPTAALMSHCKDSNWSTQIPSVLLALKTSPKDVLDVSAADIVYGNPLIILAKSFLTATSSNNLQHLRHN